The Glycine soja cultivar W05 chromosome 9, ASM419377v2, whole genome shotgun sequence sequence tatTTGATCCTCTTTCATTGTTATCAGTAATATTATAAAATCTGTCTAACTAGTGTCCCACACTTACACGTGTTAGCATTTTGTGTAACGCTaacccattattttttttcttcgtcgGTTCATTCTCTCTATTATTGTCTCtcattcacctttttttttcttgcttgtGCAGAACACTAACACATTGCTTTAGtttatagaaaatcaaatgaaaaattatacgtAGATattattagaaagaaaaagagagaaacaagtgaaaacattttttattataataactgATACTATAATATCATAgggaaataagataaaaaaatatgtataaatataGAGTTTGTGATATTTTAAAGTGTTCATGTATAATTACCTGGATCGAAATAGATGAATGGGGACATATCATGCCTAATTCAATGTATAGATCAGTAGATGCTGCTAGCCCATAAGCGGCAACAAAATAACTCTTAGCCAAATATTGATCAAATTCTCCTAAGTTTCCAGTTGAAAAATGTTCAATGCAAGACAACagaattacatatatatagctGATATAATGACAATATGACTGTGACGTGTTAGCTTTTGGGCTTAACTTTTTGAACTATACATTACATAAGTAAAAAGAAATCATGTTCTATTTGTTGTGAAATGATAAGTAAGAATAATTGCCCGTTACCCATATACCAAAAATATAGGGTGAGTTtagtttccatttttatttgttgttttcattctctattttcattttcatgtttggtttgactttttgttttctgttttcatgaaataaaaatattgaaaatgtaTGATATATTGACGTCTTATCTTTTGTATTtctagatttgcttaaaattatatttattgtcaTCGCAATCTCATTTTACCTGAAATGAGGTTTTTGTTCTCAACTGAAAATAATggactttattatttttattttctggttgtttcctgttttcagaaatccaatcaaatatatttttatcaccgtttcctattttcataaaaatgaaaacaaaaaacaactaAACCAAACACATCCTTAAGTGCATGGTTTGAGTATCAGTTGCTAACGGATGTTAGTAATGAAATGAGTtttgcaaaaatattttcaccCTTTCTTTTACAGAATAAATTTTGTAGTGTCAttgatttaatttcaaaatttatgcaCAATAGGTTAGACTGAAAATTAATCATGCACTAAGTTATTTCCCAAAGATGCAAAATTGGTGTTTGATTAAAAACTTGCAATATATTAAAGCTGACAAAAATCATCAAGGAAATACCTTAGCAGTCTGAATTGTATTTCTGACCCTGGAGTGCGTTTAATTtcccaaaaatattaaagaatagCGGactacataattttaaaaataattatgaaacaaatgtaaaacaaaaatcttcaaatttgtttctcaataaataaatagattttttcaTCATACGcatgtaaaaagtaaaaaaataaataaataaactattttatgtATTCTCTTTCCCGAGTTCCCATCCGTCGCTCAACTCTCTCCTCTTCaatattttcttctccttctctttgtgaaaattgtatatatgtatatggtcTACCAAGCAgtagacaaaattaaaaaacaaaaaattaattataactcAGCTATTGATATTACACTGTTCCATTTTATAGttgacttatatatattttatcttgtgCTTCAAACTTGTCTCTCGGGCCCTTAAAATTCCGGAAGGTCTATgcatcattaaattttaagcaTGGTAGATCAAGTTATCAGCCCTCCAATAGTCAGTAATTCAGTatcatttaagaattttaataatttgttggaaattattttgataatttgttaattaaaaattaattgtatgtaTGCCACTGATTCAAGTGAAACTAAGATTAAACCTCTTAAGCAAAATTTCAACTTCTATCCTTGTggatgaaaaaagaaatacaaagtTGGAAGGAGATATTAACCAGTGCAAATAACATTTATATGATTGTGCCATAATCATATTTGGAAACCCTTATAATTAGGCAATAATAAATTGattgatgatttaattaatatacACGCTTTTTCATGTGTTGTCTAAACATGGCGCAAACAAAATTGTTATTAACATTGTTATCCGAATAGGATGTCATCACTCCTTTAGCACACcaccttttcatttatttttttcactttcaaatCTTCAATAAACTAAGACTAACGCATCTTTTGTAATTGTTGTGTACACAATGTCATTACTTTCATATTGAAAAGGGCTGGGtatatcaaacaaataataacATGCGTTTCATACTACTTTTTTACTCTAATGGAATCCCAAGTTGACCCCACTAATAGAGGGAATCAAATTATTCAATGAGACCAGAATGTTCTctttataataagaaaaaactaAGAAAGAAACTGTAAGATTCGTGAACAGTCCTCATTCTCATGATGCAAATATGGAATTGGAATACAATTTTCACCTTGCAACATCGTTTACTTTTGTAAGGTCAATAATCAGTTaattacaagtatttttttttgaagaaattattaCACGTAATTTTCAAACCATATTTACATAATCTCTTAGAATGATTCATaagttcttcttcttattttttattacaactttttattattaatgttcAATTTGAATAAACTTCTTAATAAACACTTAATCAACCAGATAAAATGAGTTAAATTTTTCCCACCAGTTGAAGTCAATCAATACACCTCAACTTAGAAATTCTCTCGTTCACTTtttcacaaaaacaaaattgatttgttttttctctcacttaatttgatcttcttttctttttctacgaGGATTTGccaaaaaatttatctaaattgAGCTAAATTACTGCAAATTTAATTTGGCAAAAGTAACCATTAGTATTAGATTTGCCAAAAAAATCGAACTTCTCTCACTAGGAATGATGCTGCCCCTTGTTTTCCGCTCTTTGCAGTAAATTTATTAGCAAAAAACAGAGGTTTGTTGGGGACCACAGAAGAATGGAGCAAACCAAATAGGACCAGCACCATGTGGACAAATAAACACGGACGATACGGCAGACACATCATATGAAACAATGGATTAGGATGTTGTACATTACACAGGAAGAAATGAACAATGAGATCCACTTCAACTGTGTCCCCACTTGAAATGACACTCCCAACTGCTTATTTCTATCTATCCTACGTGACACGACACTACTAAAACGCTAAGGATCAAAGTCCATGGATGTTATTAGAACACTTAACTTAATTGGTTGAATAATATAAACGATAGATACATGTCTTtgatttttatagataaaaaaaaagttcattatTATTCGTCAAGGActgaaacttttatttttaaaatgaaactttGGATTTTGAAATACTAGCCCATCTAATAATTTTGGGGTGTAAATTTTGGGAGGGGGAGGAGCCATCTTACCCTACAAAACTAGTGTCTATTCTAATGAATGACATTTGATTTTAAGAAGCCGAGGTTAAGATCTCTCACTCAACCATCAATTACAACAACAAAGAATGATTCAATTGATCAACTGAAGATCTAAATTACCCTAATCTCCGACTTAGGTTGGTTTGAACCTACCTATGACTTCATAAAACTTTTACCCAAACACCTTAATCTCTCCATTGCAGCACGGATTTGCTCTGAAATTGTGGTGTAGAGATATCTTTGTGCTGCTTCATCCAAACCATCAGGAGTGCTGGGCCACCCAATAGTAGGGAATGACTCATTACGAGACTGGGAAATAGCCTTTTGCCTCATTGCTGGAAGATCAAATTCAATTGGATCACCAATAACTATGTGAATTTTCTTATTCCATAATGGTATAGGAGGTCGTTTACCAAACATGTAATTCTCTGGCATCACCTAGAAATTTAAGCAGAACCTAGTTTTAATAACCAGAATAAGCTTACAACTTAAAACATCACTGTTCAATCATTAAGCTAGCAAGAATTTTATAGACCAAAAACATgtacaaagaaaaccatgaggAAGCTTGCCTTAGGCATCTATAGCATTTATATTGggacaaaagacaacaatgaTAGAAACCAATCTCTTACAAAGTGTATAGTACAAGAATTACAGAAAACAGTATGTCAGAAATCTTGAAAATCACTAAAATTTCCAAATATCTATCACTATTAAAAAGTAAGACAATTGCAGATCCAGTTTTCCCTAATGCAGAGAAACTATTTAGTGTGTCTGCTGgctaatataatatgaaaatatgaGAATTTATCAAACAATGAAGGACTACAGAaatcttcatttttatccttaaggaattttcaTGACTTTAAGCATAGCTATCAATCTCAAATAGTGGAGTCAAGTGTGTAGTGGCTGGCCCCAAAATGCTACAGTACATATTGTTCATGTATGACTCCAGAAGGCTGAGCTAGCATAGACAAGGGGTGGGAATGAATCAATACCAGCCTAGCCTGAGAGACCAAAAGGTGAATATGCCTTCCTTGCCCAGCCTCTTTGGTTTTATACAAATTGTGCATTTATGGCGTATTGATTATTGAATGGAGAGAATAGCGAGCTGATTTAAGACTAAGGTGATGGGAATCATTGTGTGACTTCCCAAATTTTGCCAATTCCTTTACTCGTTGTTGAGTGGGCCTCAAGGTGACACAGGTTCTAGCAGTGATAAGGGAATTAGTTCTCAGCACTTGGACGAACAATACTTGGACAGCTCAATGAAACCCAGGTCCAACATACAAAGGGGCATAGAAGCTTGATGTTTTAGTACTTGAGCAAGCTATAATTGGACAGCTCACAACAACAAAAGGCAAGCAAATGATATATCTTACAGTCTCAAACATTTAAGATTTGTCACTCTACTATTATTCAGATGCCAGAAAACACTGGAAAGTTGCTGAAAACAGAAACAATGTGGCCACAAACAGAGAGAAAATCTGTCAGAACCCGAAAGAGAAGGTTACAATCACACAACAGGATTGCAGTTGCCAGAAAACTGCCGAAGAGAAGGTTTTTGGGGATGGGGTGAGCTTGCTTCAGAGTTTAGAGAGGGCAATGGTGGGTGGGAAACAGAAGCCACAATAGAGGGAAAGTAGGGAAAATTAGGATTTTCCGGTGGTCAGAAAAGGGGGTAGAATCTCATTTTTACCCCAAAAATGACATTGAAACAGGGACAAAATGGGGGGTTTAACCACCCATTGGAATTCTGCTGCTGTAGCATGCGAAATCTGTGATTTTGGCTGCAATTTCAGCTGTGATCGCAAAAACACTCCAAAGGCAGTTCTGTAGCAGCCAAGGACCACTCTATGCTGCTATAGCACTGCAGTACCATTATTGCATGTGATCAATAAGACAATAACTTCCATTTTAAGTAGCAAGAATTTGTTCTCTTGCTAATGATAATAACAAGAATGCCTATACTCGAGTaggattataatttttatttgaacaaacattgttatgaaaaatttaaaaaatagtataccGAGAGCCTTGAGAAGGAAACAAGCATGAGAAGACAAAATCTTGGCCAgagcaaacaaaaatgtataaatttatAGTGAGAGTGACAGGTCATGTTTTCAATACTTATTGATTAAATATTCATTTAGTCTGTGAAACATTGATAAATGCTCGCCACTATCTTCATAGTTCcaattaaatgattattttgaaaCATAACTTTGCTAGTAATATCAAAAGTGTTTTCCTTGCTAGACAATATTGCTGATCTACAAGATATAAATGCTCCAATCCCAAATATGTCTAACAAATGAAGACAACTTATCATAGAGGCCAACAGACAAGATCAATGGAAAGTGCTACAGCTGTGTTAGAAGACTATAAGTCAGAATATAAAGTTTATAGGGAAAGCAGAGAAGTGCTGACTTACCTCATGAAAACCATGATGGACAATTGGCAATACAATTGGAGTTATAGGTGCTCGAACAATTAGACTAGCAGTTCCCCATTTCAATTGCCTTATAGGTGCATCTTCTTGATACACTTTTCCTTCTGGAAAAGTATGCAGCTgccataacaaattaaaaaaggatATATCAGTTCTACTTTACTAGTAATAAAGAATTTCCCATTTGGGTAGTAAAACCCAGTATCCCAGCATCTATCTAATTAAAGAACCATTTTTAAAGAACTTCTGAAACTAGTTCTCTTATGACTGTGGTATATCAATTTACACCTTCATAAAAATTGCATAAAGGCTCTATTGATCATTGGTCTTTTGAGTTTCTTTTTTGTACAAGTAGGAAAGAACACTTATGTTTAATTGGGTTTAAAGgaaaatgttttataataaattttttcaatttcattccCTAAATCAGAGGCACAGGCATCTTTATACTTttgcaattttcttttcaaaaacaaaCGGACATTCTGAACTCTGCTTACCCAGTGATGCAAGGGAAAGATCatctttaataattaaataaaaagaaaaacaagcacCCACCACTCGTCATAGGAAGATGAATCACAAGTGACAACCATGATCCACCATGCAACTGTTTCATAGGAAGATGGTAGGAACCCAACAACGAAGAGTAAAAACAGACAGATACTCTATTGTATTTTATGTCAGCTTCAAAGCATAAAAgggtaaaagaagaaaatagaacaGAAAAGTACAAGATAGCCACTTGCTAACACTTCCCCAGAGTAAAGCTCCTATAGATACACCTCTTCCCTTGGCATATAACTGAAAAAGTGAAGAATCATTTATGCCCTTTCTCCTCTAACTAACCTCCCTATATAATCGTTCCCATTATGCTATGCCCATGTGGATGGATGCTACTCAGTAACTAACTTCCTCTAGCAGTCTCAAGTCACAACTACTTTCTTTGGCATTCTGTGTATACCATCCAAACATTTGGCTCATAAGACAATTGGTCTACCACCTATCATTTAGGATCATGTTTTATAGAGTTACTTTACAGTTGACATGACTTTGAAAGTTCATAACCCATTTAACATCAACATCCAAGACAAAACGAGaactaatacatttttttttattgacaaatgttaattgttagttttttgttaGAGGGAGGGATTCAAATCCACAACCTCTCCCTCCCCCCTTTTCCCTTCAACTAAATAACCAACCTTATAACTCCAAACAAATAAATTCTAACTACACTAGAAGTAGAAGGTAATAACAATCAGTACTTTCAAAATATCATCATAAAAGAGTTAAGCTTGTATGAGGGGAAAAAGTATTAAACGTTACATAGAGATACCCATTCTCCATCATTTAAGCGCTCAAGAGCTTCATTCATGTGCTCTTGATAAATTCCACCACCTCTCGTAATAGGTATGCATTTCCCTGAGCAAGTTACCgttttagaaacaaaaaaacaactAGAAAATCTTTTCAGCATATTTTGATGCGTAAATTAATAAACTTCAACCCAATCATGTttcttatcataaaaaaaaaatacaataaataacatgGCAATTGAAATGAAATGAGACTTACCAACCCGAAAAATATAGGAATAGAGGGCATTCCTGAAGCAAATATCTTCGGCAGCGAGAACCCAGCGAGCTAAGTTGGTGTCGAAGATAGGAAAACCCTTGAACCCCCACATAACCGGATCATCCAAAGTGGACATGTGATTGCTAACGGTAATGAGGGGGACGCGGTGGGGTCTGGAGCGGACGAGGCGGAGGAGAGTGTCGCCGTTGTGAACATCGGCGGTGTTGAGGAAAGACGACACCGTTTTGGCGAATCCGCCCACCGCCGCAATCACGAGTTTTCTGGGAATGCCGCGGAGGTGCTCCGCCCTCGCCGCCCACTCCATCGTCCGTGACATGTTGCGTTGGTTGATAAAAATTGGGCCAACGACTCTTATTGCTCTTCCTCACTGATAGACAATCTTTACTCTTAAATTAgcttttaatattaagttaactaaaaatctaaaataatatatttttaaaattaaattagatctAATTCTAAGAATCAAGTCTTGAAAGCACTCACAAAAGTATTTGTCAAGATTATGACAGATTAACAACACTGCATAGCATTCATGTCAATCTTTATGTTTGAACTAGTAGCAGCTAGGAACCATGAAGATGAAATGCATCTCACTTGTATTTTAAACCAGACTTATTTATGTAAACCATTATTTTGAAGGTTAaatattttagtgttttttttttcactttcatatattaattaaatcttattttaattctttatattattaaaatttttatttctaaccgtaaaaagaaaatgatagcaATAACCCAGTAAAAGAACAATTATAAATGATAACCACATAATAAGCAGAACAAATATTTGCTTTCTACTATTTGAGAATTGCgcccaacttttttttttaatttcatctaTTTGATTTGTGTTGATTTCAATGAAATTGAACTAATGCACGTTACTTTTTCTTCTGCGGTGATTCAGACGGGGCTATGTTAAATTACCTTCTCTTGCTTGttccaattatatttaaatatttaaaaaataatatatttatttatttacatatttttccaaatattattaaatacaagTAATACTaagtacaaatataaaaaaataaattataatttaatcaaactcAATACTCGTTTATACAATCTAGTTTATAGTTAAAAATGACTTTATAGAATTTCAAAGTAcatacaaataatattattgaatCTTTAATTTACAACTGTATTAAATTTGATAGTTATATAACGAAGGCTAATCGTTACAACATACATTAATTCTAACCTTGATTCTCATATATGATATCTATCCCTACATTATTCTTCTCATCATACTCCATGAACTCTTCAATATAGTTTCCTAAATGGGTACCCATCTTCGGAGAATTGGACTCACAAACCCCACCAATAAGTCGTGAAATTGAATCCAAAAAGGAACATTTTTTAGAGGTATTTGATCAAGAACATCACTCTATTGCACTTTCCCAATAATTAACATTGTGGCCAAACAACCAGGGACACTTAAGAAAATCCTCTCCATATCTAGTTTATGATCAAACTGGAATACAAACGTTCCCTACTTCACTTTCGCTATCCTCACTTCCTTCATCGGCCTCCAAATGCTAGCCATTAGATAATTTATGTTTGCAATGTCACTGTAAGCTATATCAACTAATTGGAAATTACTTTAAATATGAgttttaaagtatttattataaaaattaataattttcaattatatgactattaatgtattttaattaagttcaa is a genomic window containing:
- the LOC114425691 gene encoding N-acylphosphatidylethanolamine synthase isoform X4, which gives rise to MSRTMEWAARAEHLRGIPRKLVIAAVGGFAKTVSSFLNTADVHNGDTLLRLVRSRPHRVPLITVSNHMSTLDDPVMWGFKGFPIFDTNLARWVLAAEDICFRNALYSYIFRVGKCIPITRGGGIYQEHMNEALERLNDGEWLHTFPEGKVYQEDAPIRQLKWGTASLIVRAPITPIVLPIVHHGFHEVLLKFLGDARELHVW
- the LOC114425691 gene encoding N-acylphosphatidylethanolamine synthase isoform X2 encodes the protein MSRTMEWAARAEHLRGIPRKLVIAAVGGFAKTVSSFLNTADVHNGDTLLRLVRSRPHRVPLITVSNHMSTLDDPVMWGFKGFPIFDTNLARWVLAAEDICFRNALYSYIFRLHTFPEGKVYQEDAPIRQLKWGTASLIVRAPITPIVLPIVHHGFHEVMPENYMFGKRPPIPLWNKKIHIVIGDPIEFDLPAMRQKAISQSRNESFPTIGWPSTPDGLDEAAQRYLYTTISEQIRAAMERLRCLGKSFMKS
- the LOC114425691 gene encoding N-acylphosphatidylethanolamine synthase isoform X1 yields the protein MSRTMEWAARAEHLRGIPRKLVIAAVGGFAKTVSSFLNTADVHNGDTLLRLVRSRPHRVPLITVSNHMSTLDDPVMWGFKGFPIFDTNLARWVLAAEDICFRNALYSYIFRVGKCIPITRGGGIYQEHMNEALERLNDGEWLHTFPEGKVYQEDAPIRQLKWGTASLIVRAPITPIVLPIVHHGFHEVMPENYMFGKRPPIPLWNKKIHIVIGDPIEFDLPAMRQKAISQSRNESFPTIGWPSTPDGLDEAAQRYLYTTISEQIRAAMERLRCLGKSFMKS
- the LOC114425691 gene encoding N-acylphosphatidylethanolamine synthase isoform X3 — translated: MSRTMEWAARAEHLRGIPRKLVIAAVGGFAKTVSSFLNTADVHNGDTLLRLVRSRPHRVPLITVSNHMSTLDDPVMWGFKGFPIFDTNLARWVLAAEDICFRNALYSYIFRVGKCIPITRGGGIYQEHMNEALERLNDGEWLHTFPEGKVYQEDAPIRQLKWGTASLIVRAPITPIVLPIVHHGFHECYSSIEWSLAATELPLECFCDHS